In Leishmania panamensis strain MHOM/PA/94/PSC-1 chromosome 18 sequence, the following proteins share a genomic window:
- a CDS encoding hypothetical protein (TriTrypDB/GeneDB-style sysID: LpmP.18.0670) yields the protein MSHTTPTDVITEAAGGPSSNPAVSRMAAVHDADDMDLDTLRHSVQMQKQLDLPPPPTAQLLRVPEVMDDFVRNFFYRNGMTRTLQTFESEWYCKAGGGIGSIDVSLENPMVPDNYHEAMALQNRIELLERELRQHAELNTRVMQQWTQAKKDREYHRTSHQRVVQENARLSRLLRQAGQHAELVNPTLTESRIRCEQLLKAKSLLTIERDKLRREKEQLEARVAELEGQQQQEAFGGTSMRPKPPTANHRAGNWKSSHASGQSNVASRRRLASSPSPANTKTADAETDGFVWPLDDRLHPHGQTAAAPFSGNADGGQPGFPSGESPASEWVEQSSFQAHTMAVTSVALHPFKPVVASGSDDGSWRLSTLPAGDAIVSGQGHSNWISCVGVHPRGTMLATGSGDKTVKLWDFASNRCAATLSAHTNSVWDLEFQETGLLLASAALDKTARVWDVERGVCRQTLRGHQDAVNTVSWLPYTNLLLTGSADKCVAVWDARQGTKAQSFTGHRGAVLSVAAGPVGRSLFASCDTQGAVVIWDARCMVQLLRVECGPLPANCVAVDGGGHNVAVASDDGTIKIIDVEESVVTEMVGHEGPVQSVAFDLSSHRFLVSGSSDRTVRYWC from the coding sequence ATGAGTCACACGACCCCGACCGACGTCATCACTGAAGCAGCTGGGGGCCCGTCCTCCAACCCTGCTGTAAGCCGAATGGCGGCCGTGCACGATGCTGACGACATGGACCTCGACACCCTCCGGCACTCCGTTCAGATGCAGAAGCAGCTTGAccttccaccgccacccacggcacagctgctgcgggtgccAGAGGTGATGGATGACTTTGTTCGAAACTTCTTCTATCGTAACGGCATGACGCGCACCCTGCAGACTTTTGAGAGCGAGTGGTATTGCAAGGCTGGCGGCGGCATTGGTAGCATCGACGTCTCGCTGGAAAATCCAATGGTCCCGGACAACTACCACgaggcgatggcgctgcagaacCGCAtcgagctgctggagcgcgagctgcgccagcatgCAGAGCTGAACACGCGTGTCATGCAGCAGTGGACGCAAGCGAAGAAGGACCGTGAGTATCATCGCACAAGCCACCAGCGTGTAGTGCAGGAGAACGCCCGCCTCAGTCGTCTTCTGAGGCAGGCAGGCCAGCATGCTGAGCTGGTGAACCCGACGTTGACGGAGTCCCGCATTCGGTGCGAGCAGCTCCTAAAGGCGAAGTCGCTCCTGACAATCGAGCGCGACAAGctgcgaagagagaaggagcagctcgaggcgcgggtggcggagctggaaggacagcagcagcaggaagcATTTGGCGGTACCTCCATGAGGCCTAAACCCCCAACTGCAAACCATCGCGCTGGCAACTGGAAGTCGTCGCACGCGAGCGGCCAGTCAAACGTGGCCTCGCGTCGTCGCCttgcgtcgtcgccgtctccAGCGAACACGAAGACGGCCGATGCAGAAACAGACGGATTTGTGTGGCCCCTTGACGATCGCTTGCACCCCCATGGGCAaactgctgccgcgccctTTTCGGGCAACGCTGACGGTGGGCAGCCGGGCTTCCCATCCGGTGAGTCCCCAGCAAGTGAATGGGTAGAGCAGTCCTCTTTCCAGGCGCACACGATGGCAGTTACAAGTGTCGCGCTGCACCCCTTCAAGCCAGTCGTGGCGAGTGGCAGCGACGATGGCAGCTGGCGGCTGTCAACGCTGCCTGCTGGGGACGCCATCGTCTCTGGGCAGGGTCACAGCAACTGGATCTCGTGCGTTGGCGTGCACCCGCGCGGCACCATGCTCGCCACCGGCTCGGGAGACAAGACGGTCAAACTCTGGGATTTTGCGAGTaaccgctgcgccgccacactTAGCGCCCACACAAACAGTGTCTGGGACCTCGAGTTCCAGGAAACCGGCCTTCTGTTGGCGAGTGCGGCGCTGGACAAGacggcgcgtgtgtgggacgTGGAGCGGGGCGTGTGCCGGCAAACACTGCGAGGGCACCAGGATGCAGTGAACACTGTCAGCTGGCTGCCGTACACAAATCTGCTGCTCACGGGCAGCGCAGATAAGTGCGTTGCCGTCTGGGACGCCCGGCAAGGCACCAAGGCACAGTCCTTCACTGGCCATCGTGGCGCCGTGTTATCCGTGGCAGCCGGGCCGGTGGGGAGatccctcttcgcctcctgcGACACCCAAGGCGCTGTCGTTATCTGGGATGCCCGCTGCATggtgcagcttctccgcgTCGAATGCGGACCGCTGCCGGCCAACTGCGTCGCAGTGGACGGCGGCGGTCACAACGTCGCGGtcgccagcgacgacggTACCATCAAGATCATCGATGTGGAGGAGTCGGTGGTGACAGAGATGGTGGGTCATGAAGGCCCGGTGCAGAGCGTGGCGTTCGACCTCTCAAGTCATCGCTTCCTCGTCAGCGGCAGTAGTGATCGCACCGTTCGGTACTGGTGCTGA
- a CDS encoding tubulin-specific chaperone, putative (TriTrypDB/GeneDB-style sysID: LpmP.18.0680), with protein sequence MSVVKVAITHSASQRVVPEKSYGLAQTVQSIKDDMYSRFGIPAEQIRLELYDTRDCKVEGDMKDEKLLGFYGCETGYRVHVVDLRPTAQVENYDDVSKVEKYVMTDEEWLKRPDNLRAYKERMLALQREEMTKAGIEVPTGPDDDSYKAEAEKMKVGDRCCCQPGERFGTVRYVGRVAALKPGYWVGVEFDEPVGKSNGTVKGVTLFECLPLYGGVMRPDQVKVGDFPPEEY encoded by the coding sequence ATGTCTGTTGTTAAGGTGGCCATCACCCACTCGGCGAGCCAGCGTGTGGTACCGGAGAAGTCCTACGGACTTGCACAGACAGTACAGAGCATTAAAGACGACATGTACTCTCGGTTCGGCATCCCGGCGGAGCAGATTCGACTAGAGCTGTACGACACCCGCGACTGCAAGGTAGAGGGTGACATGAAGGATGAGAAACTGCTTGGCTTTTATGGATGCGAGACAGGGTATCGCGTCCACGTCGTCGACCTTCGACCTACCGCGCAGGTGGAGAACTACGACGATGTATCGAAGGTGGAGAAGTACGTAATGACAGACGAAGAGTGGCTTAAGCGGCCCGACAACCTCCGCGCCTACAAGGAGCGCATGCTCGCcctgcagcgcgaggagATGACGAAGGCTGGCATCGAGGTGCCGACCGGACCGGACGATGACAGCTACAAAGCTGAAGCTGAGAAAATGAAGGTAGgtgaccgctgctgctgccaacCCGGCGAGCGCTTCGGCACGGTGCGGTACGTTGGACGCGTTGCCGCACTGAAGCCGGGGTACTGGGTCGGCGTCGAGTTTGACGAGCCAGTCGGCAAATCCAACGGCACTGTTAAAGGGGTGACACTGTTTGAATGCTTGCCCCTGTACGGCGGTGTGATGCGCCCCGATCAGGTGAAGGTGGGCGACTTTCCTCCTGAGGAGTACTGA
- a CDS encoding serine carboxypeptidase (CBP1), putative (TriTrypDB/GeneDB-style sysID: LpmP.18.0690), producing MTASHSKTALLVALLVATVPFTCLGTVDASVPHHGYAECDGSVMQSSGYIQIPGINNTLKHYFFWLFSPRRWPSSGHPPPVILWMTGGPGCSSSMALLTELGPCMMNETSGELYYNTHGWNDEAYLLFVDQPTGVGYSYGDKANWAHNESEVAEDMYNFLQGFASRFTSPSITGANDLYIIGESYGGHYVPSVAYRVLMGNLHGDGPHINLKGIGVGNGLTDPYTQLPFYAETAYHWCKESLGAPCITEQAYEEMLSLLPGCLEKTKECNSWPDDTNVSCSVAAALCSEYTWSYFETSRNRYDIRKPCLGDLCYPMEHTINFYQSRAVQASLGVSAEAQWTTCNSGVTELFEKDYMRNFNWTIPPLLAAGIRVLIYAGDMDYACNWLGNKAWVKALEWPGNAQFNAAPDVEFAVNGRWAGQERKYANFSFVRVYEAGHLLPMDQPEVALYMVNRFLNDKSLL from the coding sequence ATGACAGCTTCTCACTCGaagacagcgctgctggtcgCGCTGCTagtggcgacggtgcccTTTACGTGCCTGGGCACCGTTGACGCAAGTGTGCCACATCACGGCTACGCGGAGTGTGATGGCTCAGTGATGCAGTCGAGCGGCTATATCCAAATTCCCGGCATCAATAACACGCTGAAGCACTACTTCTTCTGGCTGTTCAGCCCCCGTAGGTGGCCATCCAGCGGTCACCCGCCGCCAGTGATCCTGTGGATGACGGGCGGTCCTGGGTGCAGCTCCAGCATGGCCTTGCTCACGGAGCTCGGCCCCTGCATGATGAACGAGACGTCTGGTGAACTCTACTACAACACCCATGGGTGGAACGACGAGGCGTACTTGTTGTTCGTGGACCAGCCGACCGGTGTGGGCTACTCGTATGGCGATAAGGCCAACTGGGCGCACAATGAGAGTGAGGTTGCGGAGGACATGTACAACTTCCTGCAGGGATTCGCGAGCCGCTTCACGTCACCGTCGATTACCGGTGCGAACGACCTCTATATCATTGGTGAGAGCTATGGTGGGCACTATGTTCCGTCAGTGGCCTACCGTGTCCTCATGGGCAACCTGCACGGTGATGGCCCGCACATCAATCTTAAGGGCATCGGCGTCGGCAACGGCCTCACGGACCCGTACACACAGCTCCCCTTCTACGCCGAAACCGCTTACCACTGGTGCAAGGAGAGTCTGGGTGCACCCTGCATTACCGAGCAGGCGTACGAGGAGatgctctcgctgctgccgggcTGCTTAGAGAAGACGAAGGAGTGCAACTCATGGCCTGACGACACAAATGTGTCGTGCAGCGTGGCCGCCGCGCTTTGTAGTGAGTACACGTGGAGCTACTTCGAGACCAGCCGAAACCGCTACGACATTCGCAAGCCGTGCCTCGGTGACCTCTGCTACCCGATGGAGCACACCATCAATTTTTACCAGAGCCGGGCCGTACAGGCGTCGCTGGGCGTTAGCGCTGAGGCGCAGTGGACCACGTGCAACAGCGGAGTCACCGAACTCTTCGAGAAGGACTACATGCGCAACTTTAACTGGACGATTCCTCCATTACTGGCCGCCGGGATCCGTGTGCTGATCTATGCCGGTGACATGGACTATGCGTGTAACTGGCTGGGCAACAAGGCGTGGGTCAAGGCACTGGAGTGGCCTGGTAATGCGCAGTTTAACGCCGCGCCGGATGTTGAGTTCGCTGTCAACGGTCGCTGGGCTGGCCAGGAGCGCAAGTACGCTAACTTTAGCTTTGTGCGCGTCTACGAAGCTGGCCACCTACTGCCGATGGATCAgccggaggtggcgctgtaCATGGTGAACCGCTTCCTGAACGACAAGAGTTTGCTGTAA
- a CDS encoding phosphatidic acid phosphatase, putative (TriTrypDB/GeneDB-style sysID: LpmP.18.0700), with the protein MACPRMSPIGLLLPLALYFSSFRGTRVHSDLVYLHPPGASRHRSAPLPALSHAPHSVAHAHAQSSPNPLLLESGPCSATRRSAIPPSTASLPHPSLTRRQRAKRAKMGLLRLNEVLRFIFFFRLHDYLLCILCGLIAFGVGRVRPYCREFSWTDLSINFPFSKSPAFPTWTLFIISAAPLVVYVLGEAMRHCWLARRHGGILAYEPYAEHTLILMGSQRHGGDGAEMSMKADGNGSDFEAPPLALSSDSSKPQNLASGREPTQEVQVGSETAAVAPACHLSASPPPEKLCGSRGDDGRSSGAVAVSLAHAANSATQPQAVHLYTLAHPWQRFLLYTHMWVLLQAFSVALSVIIVNALKVYAGRLRPDFLSRLRNEGFNASSMGVDWCTVANEGRLSFPSGHSSAGFSAFVPLCFYVLHSLHAFRLSGVSLWRILIGLTPLILPITVAVSRTRDNRHNFDDILAGSLIGIFTALVAVRATMMVNYGTGQLTPRFAYYA; encoded by the coding sequence ATGGCATGCCCGCGCATGTCACCCATCGGCCTCTTgctccccctcgctctctaTTTCAGTTCTTTCAGAGGCACTCGCGTCCATAGTGATCTTGTCTACCTTCACCCTCCGGGTGCCAGCCGCCACCGTAGCGCCCCTTTGCCGGCCCTTTCACACGCACCTCATTCGgttgcgcacgcacacgcgcaaagCAGCCCCAATCCATTATTGCTGGAGTCTGGGCCCTGTTCTGCGACCCGCCGCTCTGCCATCCCGCCCTCTActgcttccctcccccacccttccTTGACAAGAAGGCAGCGGGCAAAACGAGCAAAGATGGGGTTGCTCCGCCTCAACGAGGTGTTGCGTTTTATCTTCTTCTTTCGGCTGCATGACTATCTCCTGTGTATCCTCTGCGGCCTAATCGCCTTTGGCGTGGGCAGGGTGCGCCCGTACTGCCGGGAATTTTCGTGGACAGATCTGAGCATCAACTTTCCCTTCAGCAAGAGCCCCGCGTTCCCGACATGGACGTTGTTCATCAtctccgccgcgccgcttgTCGTCTACGTCCTCGGTGAGGCGATGCGCCATTGCTGGCTTGCACGCCGGCACGGCGGAATTCTGGCCTACGAACCGTACGCGGAGCACACACTGATTTTGATGGGGAGCCAACGCcatggtggtgatggggcAGAGATGAGCATGAAAGCGGATGGCAATGGCTCCGACTTCGAGGCACCGCCCCTGGCGCTCTCTTCCGACTCATCGAAGCCTCAGAACTTGGCCAGCGGGCGCGAACCAACCCAGGAGGTGCAGGTTGGCTCTGAGACGGCGGCCGTTGCACCTGCCTGCCATCTATcagcgtcgcctccgccCGAGAAActctgcggcagccgtggcgacgacggcagaTCATCGGGAGCTGTTGCTGTATCGCTTGCTCACGCAGCCAACAGCGCGACCCAACCGCAGGCAGTGCACCTATACACTCTTGCACATCCGTGGCAGCGCTTTCTCCTCTACACACATatgtgggtgctgctgcaggccttCTCCGTCGCCTTGTCCGTGATTATAGTGAACGCGCTGAAGGTCTACGCCGGTCGACTGCGGCCCGACTTTCTTTCCCGCCTCCGCAACGAGGGCTTCAACGCCAGCAGCATGGGCGTGGACTGGTGCACTGTGGCCAACGAGGGCCGCCTATCGTTTCCATCcggccacagcagcgcgggcttctctgccttcgTTCCGCTTTGCTTTTACGTGCTGCACTCGCTGCATGCGTTTCGCCTCAGCGGTGTGTCGTTGTGGCGCATCCTGATCGGTCTTACTCCACTCATCCTCCCCATCACCGTGGCGGTATCGCGGACGCGTGATAACCGCCATAACTTCGACGACATCCTCGCAGGCAGCCTGATCGGCATCTTCACCGCTTTGGTTGCTGTGAGGGCGACAATGATGGTGAATTATGGCACGGGCCAGTTGACGCCCCGGTTTGCCTACTATGCCTAG
- a CDS encoding phosphatidic acid phosphatase/haloperoxidase, putative (TriTrypDB/GeneDB-style sysID: LpmP.18.0710), whose product MALKRLVHHFFLWRAPDYLAVAIMAIVASVVGSTVRPHCRKVDWSDSTIGHPFTTKEVFPMYSVVIAVVLVAVLYIAGELFTRWGRPAGRLNMWLHVNGWVLAHMWSIGLAFVLVNLSKLYAGRLRPDFLSRLGREGITEINWATMTHDAQCRAAREGRLSFPSGHSGTAFSGYVPPCMYLMGLLRTLKGGRLWLVTLSLLPLIIPITIAISRTTDYRHNFDDVLAGSICGALCGVLSVVVSFRPSMLGEWTLRDHSDDKSETKAPLMCLVEEVVETIKRSESVVETTTLQHPLSPYPPRPVVINKG is encoded by the coding sequence ATGGCCCTCAAGCGTCTTGTACACCACTTTTTCCTGTGGCGGGCACCCGACTACCTCGCTGTCGCTATCATGGCTATCGTAGCCTCTGTGGTGGGCAGCACGGTCAGACCTCACTGCCGCAAGGTCGACTGGAGTGACTCTACTATTGGCCACCCCTTCACAACGAAGGAAGTATTCCCGATGTACTCAGTGGTAATCGCGGTCGTCTTGGTTGCAGTGCTGTACATTGCTGGTGAGCTGTTCACGCGCTGGGGCCGCCCTGCTGGGAGGCTTAACATGTGGCTCCATGTCAACGGCTGGGTACTGGCGCATATGTGGAGCATCGGGTTGGCCTTTGTGTTGGTGAACCTCTCGAAGCTGTACGCCGGCCGTCTCCGACCCGACTTCCTTTCCCGactggggagagagggcattACAGAAATCAACTGGGCGACGATGACACACGACGCGCAGTGCCGGGCGGCGCGCGAGGGCcgtctctcctttccctctggTCATAGCGGCACGGCCTTCTCGGGATATGTTCCACCGTGCATGTATCTCATGGGGCTTCTCCGTACTCTCAAGGGAGGCCGACTTTGGCTTGTCACGCTTTCATTGCTTCCGCTGATTATCCccatcaccatcgccatcTCCCGCACGACCGACTACCGCCATAACTTCGACGACGTCCTCGCTGGCTCGATCTGCGGCGCACTGTGCGGTGTGCTATCGGTGGTGGTCAGCTTCCGGCCATCGATGCTCGGGGAGTGGACGCTCCGCGATCACTCGGATGACAAGTCGGAGACTAAAGCACCGCTGATGTGCCTGGTTGAGGAAGTCGTCGAGACGATTAAGCGGAGCGAATCGGTGGTGGAGACTACGACCCTCCAACACCCGCTTTCCCCATACCCTCCTCGCCCTGTGGTGATCAATAAGGGCTGA
- a CDS encoding hypothetical protein (TriTrypDB/GeneDB-style sysID: LpmP.18.0720) codes for MVTRASSGSGDQGSLSPVEQLVDKQEQAYRTLRATIAASCALGHRSCQVLWGPRGSGKHRILRLLAHDVRRTPNTFVMELHGRLLKDDEAALGVIAQQLLSFLQSPQSVQLRAEHYLLRTGTFGFGQLFHFERHMRDDGVATAVVAAPGHSVRAIVGADALFTHAFHHLAGDGGRNGPNRRQRPSTTTNPLAKTPHRGARRTRWHSSRRASGSLADSDADMSGEDAEEYGSGDEDDVQGSSVMVTSTTTYLTGGAASALPHLQRALLLLKSHGCSIVVCIRDIDVFGVRCDQLLYVLSGLMHDNDGGSGGGGAGSGGGMSLVLASAAPDIRQLEKRLSSRLTCEARYVPLLPWSLRNLLAATLHTMVQDASSQVRMREVERQRAELVAALSVEATKLRSRTDGVGKLQGREQELLKKLMADLEAQLHASDATLRELRGQRRHLSSLFDLEGTPMTARVGANEAGALTQGHYSAPGWRSSELPPTQQQRASGSASLTSPSFTTARTWSVSSLLAHSSLTLEVQCVMCEELLRQLCCATHARQARGLVGVDAVHGSCRSSLASLVTELSTELEQNSSTSSTVMAVLANHLCKAVSGAIDLLGESGRRVLLRWLRARLQHEPIPPASVSAAPAEQASTACPAGVSPMILLSWREAAQCMVLHTSDCRTGLFEEAAENECCARVRLRPPFAFGNSKPAEMDGANGSRAEYHRPGSELPPLSLLPPHLHDLLADGQLVGMGYGSREALLVLFYMHVHHTSGLQERTVADLLEDVSSSLGTTAAAALDREAFRHAIRLLCRWRLLRVVEAHSQLLEICGSDARLREFLMTVLSKQPEWCETELGLDAREIVRFRSLL; via the coding sequence ATGGTGACTCGTGCAAGCAGCGGATCTGGCGATCAAGGCTCGCTGTCACCGGTAGAACAGCTAGTTGATAAACAGGAGCAGGCGTACCGCACGCTTCGTgccaccatcgctgcctccTGCGCACTGGGTCATCGTTCTTGCCAGGTGCTCTGGGGAccgcgtggcagcggcaagcacCGCATTTTGCGTCTCCTCGCTCACGACGTCCGCCGCACTCCCAACACCTTCGTAATGGAGCTGCACGGGCGACTGCTGAAGGATGATGAAGCCGCCCTCGGTGTCAttgcccagcagctgctctcctttttACAAAGCCCGCAgtcggtgcagctgcgtgctGAGCATTACCTCTTGCGCACTGGCACGTTCGGGTTTGGTCAGCTGTTCCACTTCGAACGGCACATGCGAGATGACGGCGTGGCAACAGctgtggtggcagcgccagGACACAGCGTACGCGCCATAGTCGGTGCGGATGCGCTATTCACGCACGCGTTCCATCATTTggctggcgacggcggtcgGAACGGCCCCAACCGGCGACAGCGCCCATCAACAACGACTAACCCACTCGCAAAAACTCCACACCGAGGGGCGAGGCGTACACGCTGGCACTCGAGTCGCCGCGCGTCGGGTTCTCTGGCGGACAGCGACGCAGACATGTCAGGTGAAGATGCAGAGGAATACGGTAGTGGGGACGAAGACGATGTACAGGGGAGCAGCGTCATGGTGacttccaccaccacataCCTCACCGGCGGAGCGGCTAGTGCCCTGCCTCATCTGCAGcgagcgcttcttctcctaAAGAGCCACGGCTGCAGCATTGTTGTGTGCATCCGCGACATTGACGTCTTCGGCGTCCGTTGCGATCAACTGCTCTACGTCCTCTCCGGTCTCATGCACGACAACgacggaggcagcggcggcggcggtgcaggtaGTGGCGGGGGGATGTCGCTCGTGCTCGCGTCCGCGGCACCTGATATCCGACAGCTAGAGAAGCGGCTTTCCAGTCGTCTAACATGCGAAGCGCGGTacgtgccgctgttgccctGGTCCCTGCGCAACCTGCTTGCCGCTACACTGCACACGATGGTGCAGGACGCGTCGAGTCAGGTTCGCATGAGGGAGGTCGAGCGACAGAGGGCAGAGCTGGTGGCAGCGCTAAGTGTTGAAGCGACGAAGCTGCGAAGCAGAACTGATGGCGTCGGCAAGCTTCAAGGTCGtgagcaggagctgctgaaaAAGTTGATGGCTGACttggaggcgcagctgcacgcgaGCGATGCGACGCTGCGGGAGCTTCGgggacagcggcgacacctTTCCAGCCTGTTCGACCTAGAGGGCACCCCCATGACCGCAAGAGTCGGTGCCAACGAGGCTGGCGCTTTGACACAGGGCCACTACAGTGCCCCCGGCTGGCGCTCCTCAGAGCTGccaccgacgcagcagcaacgggcGTCTGGCTCTGCAAGTCTAACGTCGCCATCCTTCACAACTGCTCGCACCTGGTCTGTCAGCTCACTGCTCGCACACTCCTCTCTGACACTCGAAGTCCAGTGCGTCATGTGCGAGGAGCTTCTCCGACAGCTTTGctgcgccacacacgcacggcaaGCACGAGGTCTTGTTGGTGTTGATGCCGTTCAtggcagctgccgctcttcaCTCGCATCACTGGTAACAGAATTGAGCACGGAGCTTGAGCAGAACAGCAGCACTAGCTCGACCGTGATGGCGGTATTGGCGAATCACTTGTGCAAAGCTGTTAGCGGTGCCATCGACCTTCTTGGTGAGAGTGGTCGGCGTGTGTTGCTGAGGTGGCTACGCGCACGACTGCAGCACGAGCCCATCCCTCCGGCgtccgtcagcgccgctcctGCCGAACAGGCAAGCACTGCGTGCCCAGCGGGGGTATCGCCAATGATTTTGCTGAGCTGGCGGGAGGCAGCGCAGTGTATGGTGCTACACACTTCCGACTGTCGGACCGGACTCTTTGAAGAAGCTGCGGAAAATGAATGCTGCGCTCGTGTTCGCCTCCGGCCACCATTTGCCTTTGGCAACAGCAAACCGGCAGAGATGGATGGTGCGAACGGCAGTCGCGCAGAGTACCACCGCCCAGGTTcagagctgccgccactgtctTTGCTGCCCCCGCACCTACATGACCTGCTTGCGGATGGCCAGCTGGTTGGCATGGGCTACGGCAGTCGTGAGGCACTGCTGGTTCTCTTCTACATGCACGTCCATCACACCAGCGGCCTGCAGGAGCGCACCGTGGCCGATCTTCTCGAGGACGTTTCCTCATCGCTTGggacaacggcggcggctgcgctcgACCGAGAGGCGTTCCGCCACGCCATTCGCCTGCTTTGCCGCTGGCGACTTCTGCgtgtggtggaggcgcactcgcagctgctcgagatctgcggcagcgacgcacgACTGCGCGAGTTTCTGATGACGGTGCTATCAAAGCAGCCGGAGTGGTGTGAGACGGAGTTGGGTCTTGACGCACGCGAGATCGTGCGCTTCCGCAGCCTTCTGTGA
- a CDS encoding dynein-light chain-protein, putative (TriTrypDB/GeneDB-style sysID: LpmP.18.0730) — protein MADNSSTNSTAAGTVNSDLNLTRIGAETATLRGSFSAGEVSKRATISEQDALDHHQGSTAAGMANDEEGEAATSPPKVRVAHNSDGSVNRDEEGEAEEDEEDAEHLERVAASDVKNIILQALSPYFDDDAGGSAAVAPGVDLAPPPSVSGPSAVNPRATTPAIEDDHDEEDTAQRYDHFKAEEWIALVCDNIMERLVALGKPFKFVVHAMVTRKCGAGVHVCSSCYYAPMDGWLSHAHDLSAHLYAVVTVYWCAV, from the coding sequence ATGGCTGACAACAGCTCCACGAACTCGACAGCGGCGGGGACCGTGAACAGCGATCTTAATCTCACGCGCATCGGCGCCGAAACCGCCACGCTCAGAGGCAGCTTCAGCGCTGGTGAGGTCTCCAAGAGGGCGACGATAAGCGAGCAAGACGCATTGGACCACCATCAAGGCTCTACAGCTGCCGGCATGGCGAACGATGAAGAAGGCGAGGCAGCGACGAGCCCCCCAAAGGTGAGGGTGGCCCACAACAGCGATGGCAGCGTCAacagagacgaagagggtgaagcagaggaagacgaggaagatGCTGAGCACTTGGAGCGCGTCGCAGCGAGTGATGTCAAGAACATCATCCTGCAAGCGTTGAGCCCGTACTTCGACGATGACGCCGGCGGTAGTGCTGCTGTAGCCCCTGGTGTTGATCTGGCACCTCCACCCTCCGTGTCGGGGCCCTCAGCGGTGAACCCGAGAGCCACAACACCTGCAATAGAAGACGACCATGATGAGGAGGACACGGCGCAACGCTACGATCACTTCAAGGCAGAGGAGTGGATTGCGCTGGTGTGCGACAACATTATGGAACGTCTGGTCGCTCTCGGAAAACCATTCAAGTTTGTCGTGCACGCGATGGTGACGCGTAAGTGCGGAGCGggcgtgcacgtgtgctctAGCTGCTACTATGCCCCCATGGACGGTTGGCTGAGCCACGCCCACGACCTCTCCGCACATCTCTACGCAGTTGTGACGGTGTACTGGTGTGCAGTGTAG